The Ovis aries strain OAR_USU_Benz2616 breed Rambouillet chromosome 11, ARS-UI_Ramb_v3.0, whole genome shotgun sequence genome window below encodes:
- the PIP4K2B gene encoding phosphatidylinositol 5-phosphate 4-kinase type-2 beta isoform X4: MSLINELSNVPVPVMLMPDDFKAYSKIKVDNHLFNKENLPSRFKFKEYCPMVFRNLRERFGIDDQDYQNSVTRSAPINSDSQGRCGTRFLTTYDRRFVIKTVSSEDVAEMHNILKKYHQFIVECHGNTLLPQFLGMYRLTVDGVETYMVVTRNVFSHRLTVHRKYDLKGSTVAREASDKEKAKDLPTFKDNDFLNEGQKLHVGEESKKNFLEKLKRDVEFLAQLKIMDYSLLVGIHDVDRAEQEEMEVEERAEDEECENDGMGGSLLCSYGTPPDSPGNLLSFPRFFGPGEFDPSVDVYAMKSHESAPKKEVYFMAIIDILTPYDAKKKAAHAAKTVKHGVSSPCLHLGPGGGPSGPGGLLLRDTLLALVAAQLPCVLSLPSTPRPHAAAG; the protein is encoded by the exons ATGTCTTTG ATCAATGAGCTGAGCAATGTCCCTGTCCCTGTCATGCTAATGCCAGATGACTTCAAAGCCTACAGCAAGATCAAGGTGGACAATCATCTCTTCAATAA AGAGAACCTCCCCAGCCGCTTCAAGTTTAAGGAGTACTGCCCCATGGTGTTCCGAAATCTCCGGGAGAGGTTTGGGATTGATGATCAGGATTACCAG AATTCAGTGACACGCAGCGCTCCCATCAACAGTGACAGCCAGGGCCGGTGTGGCACGCGTTTCCTCACTACCTACGACCGGCGCTTTGTGATCAAGACTGTCTCAAGCGAGGATGTGGCTGAAATGCACAACATCTTAAAGAAGTACCACCAG TTCATAGTGGAGTGTCACGGCAATACCCTTTTGCCACAGTTCCTGGGCATGTACCGACTGACTGTGGATGGTGTGGAAACCTACATGGTGGTCACCAGGAACGTTTTCAGCCATCGGCTCACTGTACATCGCAAGTACGACCTCAAG GGTTCTACTGTTGCCAGAGAAGCGAGTGACAAGGAGAAG GCCAAGGACTTGCCAACCTTCAAAGACAATGACTTCCTCAACGAAGGGCAGAAGCTGCATGTAGgagaagagagtaaaaagaaCTTCCTGGAAAAACTGAAACGGGACGTAGAG TTCCTGGCCCAGCTGAAgatcatggactacagcctgctggTGGGCATCCACGATGTGGACCGGGCAgagcaggaggagatggaggtggagGAGCGGGCCGAGGACGAGGAGTGTGAGAACGACGGGATGGGCGGCAGCCTGCTCTGCTCCTACGGCACGCCTCCAGACAGCCCGGGGAACCTCCTCAGCTTTCCCCGGTTCTTTGGACCTGGGGAATTTGACCCCTCTGTTGACGTCTATGCCATGAAGAGCCATGAAA GTGCCCCCAAGAAGGAGGTGTACTTCATGGCCATCATTGACATCCTCACGCCATATGACGCTAAGAAGAAAGCTGCACACGCTGCCAAAACAGTGAAACATGGGGTGAGTTCTCCCTGTCTCCATCTAGGCCCGGGTGGTGGGCCCTCAGGCCCCGGGGGGCTCCTGCTCAGAGACACTCTCCTGGCCCTTGTCGCTGCCCAGTTGCCTTGTGTCCTCTCTTTGCCGTCTACACCCCGTCCCCATGCTGCAGCTGGCTGA
- the PIP4K2B gene encoding phosphatidylinositol 5-phosphate 4-kinase type-2 beta isoform X1, which translates to MSSNCTSTTAVAVAPLSASKTKTKKKHFVCQKVKLFRASEPILSVLMWGVNHTINELSNVPVPVMLMPDDFKAYSKIKVDNHLFNKENLPSRFKFKEYCPMVFRNLRERFGIDDQDYQNSVTRSAPINSDSQGRCGTRFLTTYDRRFVIKTVSSEDVAEMHNILKKYHQFIVECHGNTLLPQFLGMYRLTVDGVETYMVVTRNVFSHRLTVHRKYDLKGSTVAREASDKEKAKDLPTFKDNDFLNEGQKLHVGEESKKNFLEKLKRDVEFLAQLKIMDYSLLVGIHDVDRAEQEEMEVEERAEDEECENDGMGGSLLCSYGTPPDSPGNLLSFPRFFGPGEFDPSVDVYAMKSHESAPKKEVYFMAIIDILTPYDAKKKAAHAAKTVKHGVSSPCLHLGPGGGPSGPGGLLLRDTLLALVAAQLPCVLSLPSTPRPHAAAG; encoded by the exons ATGTCGTCCAACTGCACCAGCACCACGGCGGTGGCGGTGGCGCCACTCAGCGCCAGCAAGACCAAGACCAAGAAGAAGCATTTCGTGTGCCAGAAAGTGAAGCTATTCCGGGCCAGCGAGCCGATCCTCAGCGTCCTGATGTGGGGGGTGAACCACACG ATCAATGAGCTGAGCAATGTCCCTGTCCCTGTCATGCTAATGCCAGATGACTTCAAAGCCTACAGCAAGATCAAGGTGGACAATCATCTCTTCAATAA AGAGAACCTCCCCAGCCGCTTCAAGTTTAAGGAGTACTGCCCCATGGTGTTCCGAAATCTCCGGGAGAGGTTTGGGATTGATGATCAGGATTACCAG AATTCAGTGACACGCAGCGCTCCCATCAACAGTGACAGCCAGGGCCGGTGTGGCACGCGTTTCCTCACTACCTACGACCGGCGCTTTGTGATCAAGACTGTCTCAAGCGAGGATGTGGCTGAAATGCACAACATCTTAAAGAAGTACCACCAG TTCATAGTGGAGTGTCACGGCAATACCCTTTTGCCACAGTTCCTGGGCATGTACCGACTGACTGTGGATGGTGTGGAAACCTACATGGTGGTCACCAGGAACGTTTTCAGCCATCGGCTCACTGTACATCGCAAGTACGACCTCAAG GGTTCTACTGTTGCCAGAGAAGCGAGTGACAAGGAGAAG GCCAAGGACTTGCCAACCTTCAAAGACAATGACTTCCTCAACGAAGGGCAGAAGCTGCATGTAGgagaagagagtaaaaagaaCTTCCTGGAAAAACTGAAACGGGACGTAGAG TTCCTGGCCCAGCTGAAgatcatggactacagcctgctggTGGGCATCCACGATGTGGACCGGGCAgagcaggaggagatggaggtggagGAGCGGGCCGAGGACGAGGAGTGTGAGAACGACGGGATGGGCGGCAGCCTGCTCTGCTCCTACGGCACGCCTCCAGACAGCCCGGGGAACCTCCTCAGCTTTCCCCGGTTCTTTGGACCTGGGGAATTTGACCCCTCTGTTGACGTCTATGCCATGAAGAGCCATGAAA GTGCCCCCAAGAAGGAGGTGTACTTCATGGCCATCATTGACATCCTCACGCCATATGACGCTAAGAAGAAAGCTGCACACGCTGCCAAAACAGTGAAACATGGGGTGAGTTCTCCCTGTCTCCATCTAGGCCCGGGTGGTGGGCCCTCAGGCCCCGGGGGGCTCCTGCTCAGAGACACTCTCCTGGCCCTTGTCGCTGCCCAGTTGCCTTGTGTCCTCTCTTTGCCGTCTACACCCCGTCCCCATGCTGCAGCTGGCTGA
- the PIP4K2B gene encoding phosphatidylinositol 5-phosphate 4-kinase type-2 beta isoform X6: MSLINELSNVPVPVMLMPDDFKAYSKIKVDNHLFNKENLPSRFKFKEYCPMVFRNLRERFGIDDQDYQNSVTRSAPINSDSQGRCGTRFLTTYDRRFVIKTVSSEDVAEMHNILKKYHQFIVECHGNTLLPQFLGMYRLTVDGVETYMVVTRNVFSHRLTVHRKYDLKGSTVAREASDKEKAKDLPTFKDNDFLNEGQKLHVGEESKKNFLEKLKRDVEFLAQLKIMDYSLLVGIHDVDRAEQEEMEVEERAEDEECENDGMGGSLLCSYGTPPDSPGNLLSFPRFFGPGEFDPSVDVYAMKSHESAPKKEVYFMAIIDILTPYDAKKKAAHAAKTVKHGAGAEISTVNPEQYSKRFNEFMSNILT, from the exons ATGTCTTTG ATCAATGAGCTGAGCAATGTCCCTGTCCCTGTCATGCTAATGCCAGATGACTTCAAAGCCTACAGCAAGATCAAGGTGGACAATCATCTCTTCAATAA AGAGAACCTCCCCAGCCGCTTCAAGTTTAAGGAGTACTGCCCCATGGTGTTCCGAAATCTCCGGGAGAGGTTTGGGATTGATGATCAGGATTACCAG AATTCAGTGACACGCAGCGCTCCCATCAACAGTGACAGCCAGGGCCGGTGTGGCACGCGTTTCCTCACTACCTACGACCGGCGCTTTGTGATCAAGACTGTCTCAAGCGAGGATGTGGCTGAAATGCACAACATCTTAAAGAAGTACCACCAG TTCATAGTGGAGTGTCACGGCAATACCCTTTTGCCACAGTTCCTGGGCATGTACCGACTGACTGTGGATGGTGTGGAAACCTACATGGTGGTCACCAGGAACGTTTTCAGCCATCGGCTCACTGTACATCGCAAGTACGACCTCAAG GGTTCTACTGTTGCCAGAGAAGCGAGTGACAAGGAGAAG GCCAAGGACTTGCCAACCTTCAAAGACAATGACTTCCTCAACGAAGGGCAGAAGCTGCATGTAGgagaagagagtaaaaagaaCTTCCTGGAAAAACTGAAACGGGACGTAGAG TTCCTGGCCCAGCTGAAgatcatggactacagcctgctggTGGGCATCCACGATGTGGACCGGGCAgagcaggaggagatggaggtggagGAGCGGGCCGAGGACGAGGAGTGTGAGAACGACGGGATGGGCGGCAGCCTGCTCTGCTCCTACGGCACGCCTCCAGACAGCCCGGGGAACCTCCTCAGCTTTCCCCGGTTCTTTGGACCTGGGGAATTTGACCCCTCTGTTGACGTCTATGCCATGAAGAGCCATGAAA GTGCCCCCAAGAAGGAGGTGTACTTCATGGCCATCATTGACATCCTCACGCCATATGACGCTAAGAAGAAAGCTGCACACGCTGCCAAAACAGTGAAACATGGG GCGGGGGCCGAGATCTCTACTGTGAACCCTGAGCAGTACTCCAAGCGCTTCAACGAGTTCATGTCCAACATCCTGACGTAG
- the PIP4K2B gene encoding phosphatidylinositol 5-phosphate 4-kinase type-2 beta isoform X7 yields MINELSNVPVPVMLMPDDFKAYSKIKVDNHLFNKENLPSRFKFKEYCPMVFRNLRERFGIDDQDYQNSVTRSAPINSDSQGRCGTRFLTTYDRRFVIKTVSSEDVAEMHNILKKYHQFIVECHGNTLLPQFLGMYRLTVDGVETYMVVTRNVFSHRLTVHRKYDLKGSTVAREASDKEKAKDLPTFKDNDFLNEGQKLHVGEESKKNFLEKLKRDVEFLAQLKIMDYSLLVGIHDVDRAEQEEMEVEERAEDEECENDGMGGSLLCSYGTPPDSPGNLLSFPRFFGPGEFDPSVDVYAMKSHESAPKKEVYFMAIIDILTPYDAKKKAAHAAKTVKHGAGAEISTVNPEQYSKRFNEFMSNILT; encoded by the exons ATG ATCAATGAGCTGAGCAATGTCCCTGTCCCTGTCATGCTAATGCCAGATGACTTCAAAGCCTACAGCAAGATCAAGGTGGACAATCATCTCTTCAATAA AGAGAACCTCCCCAGCCGCTTCAAGTTTAAGGAGTACTGCCCCATGGTGTTCCGAAATCTCCGGGAGAGGTTTGGGATTGATGATCAGGATTACCAG AATTCAGTGACACGCAGCGCTCCCATCAACAGTGACAGCCAGGGCCGGTGTGGCACGCGTTTCCTCACTACCTACGACCGGCGCTTTGTGATCAAGACTGTCTCAAGCGAGGATGTGGCTGAAATGCACAACATCTTAAAGAAGTACCACCAG TTCATAGTGGAGTGTCACGGCAATACCCTTTTGCCACAGTTCCTGGGCATGTACCGACTGACTGTGGATGGTGTGGAAACCTACATGGTGGTCACCAGGAACGTTTTCAGCCATCGGCTCACTGTACATCGCAAGTACGACCTCAAG GGTTCTACTGTTGCCAGAGAAGCGAGTGACAAGGAGAAG GCCAAGGACTTGCCAACCTTCAAAGACAATGACTTCCTCAACGAAGGGCAGAAGCTGCATGTAGgagaagagagtaaaaagaaCTTCCTGGAAAAACTGAAACGGGACGTAGAG TTCCTGGCCCAGCTGAAgatcatggactacagcctgctggTGGGCATCCACGATGTGGACCGGGCAgagcaggaggagatggaggtggagGAGCGGGCCGAGGACGAGGAGTGTGAGAACGACGGGATGGGCGGCAGCCTGCTCTGCTCCTACGGCACGCCTCCAGACAGCCCGGGGAACCTCCTCAGCTTTCCCCGGTTCTTTGGACCTGGGGAATTTGACCCCTCTGTTGACGTCTATGCCATGAAGAGCCATGAAA GTGCCCCCAAGAAGGAGGTGTACTTCATGGCCATCATTGACATCCTCACGCCATATGACGCTAAGAAGAAAGCTGCACACGCTGCCAAAACAGTGAAACATGGG GCGGGGGCCGAGATCTCTACTGTGAACCCTGAGCAGTACTCCAAGCGCTTCAACGAGTTCATGTCCAACATCCTGACGTAG
- the PIP4K2B gene encoding phosphatidylinositol 5-phosphate 4-kinase type-2 beta isoform X8, which yields MVFRNLRERFGIDDQDYQNSVTRSAPINSDSQGRCGTRFLTTYDRRFVIKTVSSEDVAEMHNILKKYHQFIVECHGNTLLPQFLGMYRLTVDGVETYMVVTRNVFSHRLTVHRKYDLKGSTVAREASDKEKAKDLPTFKDNDFLNEGQKLHVGEESKKNFLEKLKRDVEFLAQLKIMDYSLLVGIHDVDRAEQEEMEVEERAEDEECENDGMGGSLLCSYGTPPDSPGNLLSFPRFFGPGEFDPSVDVYAMKSHESAPKKEVYFMAIIDILTPYDAKKKAAHAAKTVKHGVSSPCLHLGPGGGPSGPGGLLLRDTLLALVAAQLPCVLSLPSTPRPHAAAG from the exons ATGGTGTTCCGAAATCTCCGGGAGAGGTTTGGGATTGATGATCAGGATTACCAG AATTCAGTGACACGCAGCGCTCCCATCAACAGTGACAGCCAGGGCCGGTGTGGCACGCGTTTCCTCACTACCTACGACCGGCGCTTTGTGATCAAGACTGTCTCAAGCGAGGATGTGGCTGAAATGCACAACATCTTAAAGAAGTACCACCAG TTCATAGTGGAGTGTCACGGCAATACCCTTTTGCCACAGTTCCTGGGCATGTACCGACTGACTGTGGATGGTGTGGAAACCTACATGGTGGTCACCAGGAACGTTTTCAGCCATCGGCTCACTGTACATCGCAAGTACGACCTCAAG GGTTCTACTGTTGCCAGAGAAGCGAGTGACAAGGAGAAG GCCAAGGACTTGCCAACCTTCAAAGACAATGACTTCCTCAACGAAGGGCAGAAGCTGCATGTAGgagaagagagtaaaaagaaCTTCCTGGAAAAACTGAAACGGGACGTAGAG TTCCTGGCCCAGCTGAAgatcatggactacagcctgctggTGGGCATCCACGATGTGGACCGGGCAgagcaggaggagatggaggtggagGAGCGGGCCGAGGACGAGGAGTGTGAGAACGACGGGATGGGCGGCAGCCTGCTCTGCTCCTACGGCACGCCTCCAGACAGCCCGGGGAACCTCCTCAGCTTTCCCCGGTTCTTTGGACCTGGGGAATTTGACCCCTCTGTTGACGTCTATGCCATGAAGAGCCATGAAA GTGCCCCCAAGAAGGAGGTGTACTTCATGGCCATCATTGACATCCTCACGCCATATGACGCTAAGAAGAAAGCTGCACACGCTGCCAAAACAGTGAAACATGGGGTGAGTTCTCCCTGTCTCCATCTAGGCCCGGGTGGTGGGCCCTCAGGCCCCGGGGGGCTCCTGCTCAGAGACACTCTCCTGGCCCTTGTCGCTGCCCAGTTGCCTTGTGTCCTCTCTTTGCCGTCTACACCCCGTCCCCATGCTGCAGCTGGCTGA
- the PIP4K2B gene encoding phosphatidylinositol 5-phosphate 4-kinase type-2 beta isoform X2: MSSNCTSTTAVAVAPLSASKTKTKKKHFVCQKVKLFRASEPILSVLMWGVNHTINELSNVPVPVMLMPDDFKAYSKIKVDNHLFNKENLPSRFKFKEYCPMVFRNLRERFGIDDQDYQNSVTRSAPINSDSQGRCGTRFLTTYDRRFVIKTVSSEDVAEMHNILKKYHQFIVECHGNTLLPQFLGMYRLTVDGVETYMVVTRNVFSHRLTVHRKYDLKGSTVAREASDKEKAKDLPTFKDNDFLNEGQKLHVGEESKKNFLEKLKRDVEFLAQLKIMDYSLLVGIHDVDRAEQEEMEVEERAEDEECENDGMGGSLLCSYGTPPDSPGNLLSFPRFFGPGEFDPSVDVYAMKSHESAPKKEVYFMAIIDILTPYDAKKKAAHAAKTVKHGAGAEISTVNPEQYSKRFNEFMSNILT; the protein is encoded by the exons ATGTCGTCCAACTGCACCAGCACCACGGCGGTGGCGGTGGCGCCACTCAGCGCCAGCAAGACCAAGACCAAGAAGAAGCATTTCGTGTGCCAGAAAGTGAAGCTATTCCGGGCCAGCGAGCCGATCCTCAGCGTCCTGATGTGGGGGGTGAACCACACG ATCAATGAGCTGAGCAATGTCCCTGTCCCTGTCATGCTAATGCCAGATGACTTCAAAGCCTACAGCAAGATCAAGGTGGACAATCATCTCTTCAATAA AGAGAACCTCCCCAGCCGCTTCAAGTTTAAGGAGTACTGCCCCATGGTGTTCCGAAATCTCCGGGAGAGGTTTGGGATTGATGATCAGGATTACCAG AATTCAGTGACACGCAGCGCTCCCATCAACAGTGACAGCCAGGGCCGGTGTGGCACGCGTTTCCTCACTACCTACGACCGGCGCTTTGTGATCAAGACTGTCTCAAGCGAGGATGTGGCTGAAATGCACAACATCTTAAAGAAGTACCACCAG TTCATAGTGGAGTGTCACGGCAATACCCTTTTGCCACAGTTCCTGGGCATGTACCGACTGACTGTGGATGGTGTGGAAACCTACATGGTGGTCACCAGGAACGTTTTCAGCCATCGGCTCACTGTACATCGCAAGTACGACCTCAAG GGTTCTACTGTTGCCAGAGAAGCGAGTGACAAGGAGAAG GCCAAGGACTTGCCAACCTTCAAAGACAATGACTTCCTCAACGAAGGGCAGAAGCTGCATGTAGgagaagagagtaaaaagaaCTTCCTGGAAAAACTGAAACGGGACGTAGAG TTCCTGGCCCAGCTGAAgatcatggactacagcctgctggTGGGCATCCACGATGTGGACCGGGCAgagcaggaggagatggaggtggagGAGCGGGCCGAGGACGAGGAGTGTGAGAACGACGGGATGGGCGGCAGCCTGCTCTGCTCCTACGGCACGCCTCCAGACAGCCCGGGGAACCTCCTCAGCTTTCCCCGGTTCTTTGGACCTGGGGAATTTGACCCCTCTGTTGACGTCTATGCCATGAAGAGCCATGAAA GTGCCCCCAAGAAGGAGGTGTACTTCATGGCCATCATTGACATCCTCACGCCATATGACGCTAAGAAGAAAGCTGCACACGCTGCCAAAACAGTGAAACATGGG GCGGGGGCCGAGATCTCTACTGTGAACCCTGAGCAGTACTCCAAGCGCTTCAACGAGTTCATGTCCAACATCCTGACGTAG
- the PIP4K2B gene encoding phosphatidylinositol 5-phosphate 4-kinase type-2 beta isoform X5 encodes MDTSLSIAQINELSNVPVPVMLMPDDFKAYSKIKVDNHLFNKENLPSRFKFKEYCPMVFRNLRERFGIDDQDYQNSVTRSAPINSDSQGRCGTRFLTTYDRRFVIKTVSSEDVAEMHNILKKYHQFIVECHGNTLLPQFLGMYRLTVDGVETYMVVTRNVFSHRLTVHRKYDLKGSTVAREASDKEKAKDLPTFKDNDFLNEGQKLHVGEESKKNFLEKLKRDVEFLAQLKIMDYSLLVGIHDVDRAEQEEMEVEERAEDEECENDGMGGSLLCSYGTPPDSPGNLLSFPRFFGPGEFDPSVDVYAMKSHESAPKKEVYFMAIIDILTPYDAKKKAAHAAKTVKHGAGAEISTVNPEQYSKRFNEFMSNILT; translated from the exons ATGGATACATCTTTATCTATAGCACAG ATCAATGAGCTGAGCAATGTCCCTGTCCCTGTCATGCTAATGCCAGATGACTTCAAAGCCTACAGCAAGATCAAGGTGGACAATCATCTCTTCAATAA AGAGAACCTCCCCAGCCGCTTCAAGTTTAAGGAGTACTGCCCCATGGTGTTCCGAAATCTCCGGGAGAGGTTTGGGATTGATGATCAGGATTACCAG AATTCAGTGACACGCAGCGCTCCCATCAACAGTGACAGCCAGGGCCGGTGTGGCACGCGTTTCCTCACTACCTACGACCGGCGCTTTGTGATCAAGACTGTCTCAAGCGAGGATGTGGCTGAAATGCACAACATCTTAAAGAAGTACCACCAG TTCATAGTGGAGTGTCACGGCAATACCCTTTTGCCACAGTTCCTGGGCATGTACCGACTGACTGTGGATGGTGTGGAAACCTACATGGTGGTCACCAGGAACGTTTTCAGCCATCGGCTCACTGTACATCGCAAGTACGACCTCAAG GGTTCTACTGTTGCCAGAGAAGCGAGTGACAAGGAGAAG GCCAAGGACTTGCCAACCTTCAAAGACAATGACTTCCTCAACGAAGGGCAGAAGCTGCATGTAGgagaagagagtaaaaagaaCTTCCTGGAAAAACTGAAACGGGACGTAGAG TTCCTGGCCCAGCTGAAgatcatggactacagcctgctggTGGGCATCCACGATGTGGACCGGGCAgagcaggaggagatggaggtggagGAGCGGGCCGAGGACGAGGAGTGTGAGAACGACGGGATGGGCGGCAGCCTGCTCTGCTCCTACGGCACGCCTCCAGACAGCCCGGGGAACCTCCTCAGCTTTCCCCGGTTCTTTGGACCTGGGGAATTTGACCCCTCTGTTGACGTCTATGCCATGAAGAGCCATGAAA GTGCCCCCAAGAAGGAGGTGTACTTCATGGCCATCATTGACATCCTCACGCCATATGACGCTAAGAAGAAAGCTGCACACGCTGCCAAAACAGTGAAACATGGG GCGGGGGCCGAGATCTCTACTGTGAACCCTGAGCAGTACTCCAAGCGCTTCAACGAGTTCATGTCCAACATCCTGACGTAG
- the PIP4K2B gene encoding phosphatidylinositol 5-phosphate 4-kinase type-2 beta isoform X3, protein MDTSLSIAQINELSNVPVPVMLMPDDFKAYSKIKVDNHLFNKENLPSRFKFKEYCPMVFRNLRERFGIDDQDYQNSVTRSAPINSDSQGRCGTRFLTTYDRRFVIKTVSSEDVAEMHNILKKYHQFIVECHGNTLLPQFLGMYRLTVDGVETYMVVTRNVFSHRLTVHRKYDLKGSTVAREASDKEKAKDLPTFKDNDFLNEGQKLHVGEESKKNFLEKLKRDVEFLAQLKIMDYSLLVGIHDVDRAEQEEMEVEERAEDEECENDGMGGSLLCSYGTPPDSPGNLLSFPRFFGPGEFDPSVDVYAMKSHESAPKKEVYFMAIIDILTPYDAKKKAAHAAKTVKHGVSSPCLHLGPGGGPSGPGGLLLRDTLLALVAAQLPCVLSLPSTPRPHAAAG, encoded by the exons ATGGATACATCTTTATCTATAGCACAG ATCAATGAGCTGAGCAATGTCCCTGTCCCTGTCATGCTAATGCCAGATGACTTCAAAGCCTACAGCAAGATCAAGGTGGACAATCATCTCTTCAATAA AGAGAACCTCCCCAGCCGCTTCAAGTTTAAGGAGTACTGCCCCATGGTGTTCCGAAATCTCCGGGAGAGGTTTGGGATTGATGATCAGGATTACCAG AATTCAGTGACACGCAGCGCTCCCATCAACAGTGACAGCCAGGGCCGGTGTGGCACGCGTTTCCTCACTACCTACGACCGGCGCTTTGTGATCAAGACTGTCTCAAGCGAGGATGTGGCTGAAATGCACAACATCTTAAAGAAGTACCACCAG TTCATAGTGGAGTGTCACGGCAATACCCTTTTGCCACAGTTCCTGGGCATGTACCGACTGACTGTGGATGGTGTGGAAACCTACATGGTGGTCACCAGGAACGTTTTCAGCCATCGGCTCACTGTACATCGCAAGTACGACCTCAAG GGTTCTACTGTTGCCAGAGAAGCGAGTGACAAGGAGAAG GCCAAGGACTTGCCAACCTTCAAAGACAATGACTTCCTCAACGAAGGGCAGAAGCTGCATGTAGgagaagagagtaaaaagaaCTTCCTGGAAAAACTGAAACGGGACGTAGAG TTCCTGGCCCAGCTGAAgatcatggactacagcctgctggTGGGCATCCACGATGTGGACCGGGCAgagcaggaggagatggaggtggagGAGCGGGCCGAGGACGAGGAGTGTGAGAACGACGGGATGGGCGGCAGCCTGCTCTGCTCCTACGGCACGCCTCCAGACAGCCCGGGGAACCTCCTCAGCTTTCCCCGGTTCTTTGGACCTGGGGAATTTGACCCCTCTGTTGACGTCTATGCCATGAAGAGCCATGAAA GTGCCCCCAAGAAGGAGGTGTACTTCATGGCCATCATTGACATCCTCACGCCATATGACGCTAAGAAGAAAGCTGCACACGCTGCCAAAACAGTGAAACATGGGGTGAGTTCTCCCTGTCTCCATCTAGGCCCGGGTGGTGGGCCCTCAGGCCCCGGGGGGCTCCTGCTCAGAGACACTCTCCTGGCCCTTGTCGCTGCCCAGTTGCCTTGTGTCCTCTCTTTGCCGTCTACACCCCGTCCCCATGCTGCAGCTGGCTGA